In Prunus dulcis chromosome 1, ALMONDv2, whole genome shotgun sequence, the following are encoded in one genomic region:
- the LOC117635735 gene encoding disease resistance protein RUN1-like, whose translation MDVASTALAASSSSPPSSSTEPWKYDVFLSFRGIDTRQNFTDHLYWTLKDNGVNAYIDEKDLRRGENIPDELKHAIERSRISVIVFSKGYADSTWCLEELEKIMECRRARLGQMVLPVFYDVDPTHVRKQTGSFAQAFRRHEERFREDKDKVQRWRYAFTEAANLAGANLRNTDGYEGKFIRKIVDHITRKLNNTCLDVATNQIGIESRVREVSNYLNVGGSDDVRIIGIWGMVGLGKTVVAKAIFNKFHQRFEGKSFLSKVREGDMVKLQNQLLCDILKPAKKKVRSIAEGTKEIKKRLSSIRALVIIDDVDCHKKLDELAIKRDSFGPGSRIVITTTNAHFLRILEVDDTYFPPAMSNEEALQLLCCRAFTERHPSDEEYLELSRKVVEYCGGLPLALEVLGSSLCKRTKREWRSALRKLKRKPHGEIHEKLKISYDGLIDDEVQAIFLDICCFFIGMNKDHVTAILDGCDFDTLLGIGELHDRCLVSVDEGNNLMMHDLLRDMGREIVREKSPGIRGKRSRLWDPEDVTDVLTTNSGTERIEGVTLDLQGSHEPSFSAEALKNMQGLRLLKLKGVKFTGDCKHLSKRLRWLCWPGFPPEAIPEDFNQPNIVDIDLSHSCIQVWKDSDMPLEKLKFLNLGYCDRLKQSPDFSKLPNLEKLILQGCNSLSEIHHSILQLKTLRYLCLADCNLTDEAIPEDLGDLTSLEELDLRGNLFNGLPTLSRLSRLQSLQLTNCANLRVIPDLPTNLEILQADECIALEEMPNFSRMLCMRELHLNRSPKLTEIPGLDKSLNSMTRVHMEWCINLTADFKDAIIQGWSACRNGCLFLPTNDFPSWLRSVDTKGEILGCAPKFSVLNEKL comes from the exons ATGGATGTCGCCAGTACAGCCCTTGCAGCCTCCTCTTCATCCCCACCCTCCTCTTCCACAGAACCTTGGAAATACGACGTGTTCTTGAGCTTTAGAGGCATAGACACACGCCAGAACTTCACAGACCACCTCTACTGGACACTAAAAGACAACGGGGTCAACGCCTACATTGACGAGAAAGACCTAAGAAGAGGGGAAAATATACCAGACGAACTGAAGCATGCAATCGAACGGTCTAGGATCTCTGTTATCGTCTTCTCGAAGGGGTATGCGGATTCCACATGGTGTCTTGAGGAGCTGGAGAAGATCATGGAGTGTAGAAGAGCAAGATTGGGGCAAATGGTTTTGCCAGTTTTCTACGATGTTGATCCTACTCATGTCAGGAAACAAACTGGTAGCTTTGCACAAGCATTTCGGAGACATGAAGAGCGTTTCCGTGAGGATAAAGATAAAGTACAGAGGTGGAGATATGCATTTACTGAAGCTGCAAATTTGGCTGGTGCAAATCTTAGAAACACTGATGG GTATGAAGGAAAATTTATAAGGAAAATTGTCGACCACATCACTAGAAAACTGAACAACACATGCTTAGATGTAGCCACCAACCAAATTGGAATAGAATCTCGTGTGCGAGAAGTCAGTAACTATTTAAATGTTGGAGGATCAGATGATGTTCGCATTATTGGCATTTGGGGTATGGTCGGACTGGGTAAGACAGTAGTTGCAAAAGCCATTTTCAACAAATTTCATCAAAGGTTTGAAGGCAAAAGTTTCCTTTCAAAAGTGAGGGAAGGGGATATGGTTAAATTGCAAAATCAACTTCTTTGTGATATCTTGAAACCGGCCAAGAAAAAGGTACGTAGTATCGCTGAAGGGACGAAGgagataaaaaaaagacttagCAGTATAAGGGCACTTGTCATAATAGATGATGTTGATTGTCATAAAAAATTAGATGAGTTAGCTATAAAACGTGACTCATTTGGTCCAGGGAGTAGAATTGttataacaacaacaaacgCGCATTTTCTAAGGATACTTGAGGTAGATGATACATATTTTCCACCAGCAATGAGTAATGAAGAAGCTCTTCAACTCCTTTGTTGTCGTGCCTTTACTGAGCGTCATCCTAGCGATGAAGAATATCTTGAACTTTCAAGAAAAGTTGTTGAATACTGTGGAGGTTTGCCACTGGCGCTTGAAGTTTTAGGTTCTTCTTTATGTAAAAGAACCAAAAGAGAATGGAGAAGTGCATTGCgtaaattgaaaagaaagcCTCATGGGGAAATTCATGAAAAGCTTAAAATAAGCTATGATGGGCTAATTGATGATGAAGTGCAGGCTATCTTCCTTGatatatgttgtttttttattggaaTGAACAAGGACCATGTCACGGCAATATTGGATGGTTGTGATTTTGATACATTATTAGGAATTGGAGAACTCCATGATCGATGCCTTGTAAGTGTTGATGAAGGAAACAATCTGATGATGCATGATTTGCTTCGAGATATGGGCAGAGAAATCGTACGTGAAAAATCTCCTGGCATCAGAGGAAAACGTAGCAGATTGTGGGATCCTGAAGATGTAACAGACGTATTGACAACCAATTCT GGGACAGAGAGAATTGAAGGGGTCACATTAGATTTGCAAGGATCTCATGAGCCTAGCTTCAGTGCAGAAGCATTGAAAAATATGCAGGGACTCAGATTGCTCAAACTCAAAGGTGTAAAGTTCACGGGGGACTGCAAACATCTTTCCAAAAGGTTAAGATGGTTGTGTTGGCCTGGGTTTCCTCCAGAAGCCATACCAGAAGATTTCAATCAACCAAACATAGTTGATATCGACCTGAGTCATAGCTGCATACAAGTTTGGAAGGATTCTGACATG CCACTTGAGAAGTTGAAGTTTCTTAATCTTGGTTATTGCGATCGCCTGAAACAATCACCGGACTTTTCAAAACTCCCAAATCTCGAGAAATTGATACTCCAAGGCTGCAACAGTTTATCTGAGATTCACCATTCTATACTACAACTGAAAACCCTTAGATATTTGTGCCTTGCAGACTGCAACTTAACTGATGAAGCAATTCCTGAAGATCTTGGGGATCTAACTTCTTTAGAAGAGTTAGATCTAAGAGGCAATTTATTTAATGGGTTACCAACCCTTAGTAGGCTTTCCAGGCTTCAAAGTTTACAATTGACTAATTGCGCGAACCTTCGGGTGATCCCAGATTTACCAACTAATCTGGAAATCCTTCAAGCGGATGAGTGCATTGCATTGGAAGAAATGCCAAATTTTTCAAGAATGTTGTGCATGAGAGAATTGCACCTTAATCGCTCCCCAAAACTTACTGAGATTCCAGGCTTGGATAAGTCGTTGAACTCCATGACAAGAGTTCATATGGAATGGTGCATCAATCTCACTGCTGATTTTAAGGATGCAATCATacag GGATGGAGTGCGTGCCGAAATGGTTGCCTTTTTCTTCCTACAAATGATTTTCCTTCATGGTTGAGGAGTGTCGACACCAAGGGTGAAATACTCGGTTGTGCCCCAAAGTTTTCGGTTTTGAATGAAAAGCTTTGA
- the LOC117621126 gene encoding disease resistance protein RPV1-like, which produces MSLHFTFCYFDPKKNKIKSLFLLRSLPSRPVGESGLVQNQRAISRHRFPYVKFLFIIREAGSLQGKEQPAYKSAVTILMDTSIVDEASSPSSSSCSTNDEMYDVFLSFIGVDSRKTFTDHLYWTLKDARVDVFIAENKLRGPKLMQAIEQSRIAVIIFSSGYAFSIGCLQELEKIMECRRTLGQMVLPIFYHVDPKNVGKQIDSFPVNHHGVKDWEEMMRSWRKSLIEATNLSGLVYMKSEG; this is translated from the exons ATGTCTCTACACTTTACCTTCTGCTattttgaccccaaaaaaaataaaataaaatcccttttcCTTCTGCGGTCTCTACCCTCGCGACCAG TTGGGGAATCAGGTTTGGTCCAGAATCAGAGGGCTATTTCTCGTCATCGGTTTCCTTATGTAAAATTCTTATTCATCATCAGAGAGGCTGGGTCGTTGCAAGGAAAGGAGCAACCAG CATACAAGTCTGCAGTAACAATATTAATGGATACCAGTATAGTGGATGAAGCCTCCTCTCCATCCTCTTCATCCTGCTCCACAAATGATGAGATGTATGATGTGTTCTTGAGCTTTATCGGCGTAGACTCACGCAAGACCTTCACGGACCACCTCTACTGGACATTGAAAGACGCCAGAGTCGATGTCTTTATTGCTGAGAATAAACTAAGAGGACCAAAACTGATGCAAGCAATTGAACAATCCAGAATCGCTGTCATCATCTTCTCAAGTGGGTATGCATTTTCCATAGGGTGTCTTCAGGAGCTGGAGAAGATCATGGAGTGTAGAAGAACACTAGGGCAAATGGTTTTGCCAATTTTCTATCATGTTGATCCTAAAAATGTTGGGAAACAAATCGATAGTTTTCCAGTGAACCACCATGGAGTTAAAGATTGGGAAGAAATGATGCGGTCATGGAGAAAATCTCTAATTGAGGCCACAAATTTGTCCGGCCTTGTTTATATGAAGAGTGAAGGGTAA
- the LOC117616476 gene encoding disease resistance protein RUN1-like gives MDVASTALEASSSSPPFSSTEHWKYDVFLSFRGKDTRQTFTDHLYWTLKDNEVNAYIDENELRRGENIPDELKHAIERSRISVIVFSKRYADSTWCLEELEKIMECRRARLGQMVLPVFYNVDPTHVRKQTGSFAQAFRRHEERFREDKDKVQRWRYAFTEAANLAGANLRNTDGYEGKFIRKIVDHITRKLNNTCLDVATNQIGIESRVREVSNYLNVGRSDDVRIIGIWGMVGLGKTVVAKAIFNKFHQRFEGKSFLSKVREGDMVKLQNQLLCDILKPAKKKVRSIAEGTKEIKKRLSSIRALVIIDDVDCHKKLDELAIKRDSFGPGSRIVITTTNAHFLRILEVDDTYFPPAMSNEEALQLLCCRAFTERHPSDEEYLELSRKVVEYCGGLPLALEVLGSYLCKRTKREWRSALRKLKRKPHGEIHEKLKISYDGLIDDEVQAIFLDICCFFIGMNKDHVTAILDGCDFDPLLGIGELHDRCLVSVDEGNNLMMHDLLRDMGREIVREKSPGIRGKRSRLWDPEDVTDVLITNSGTERIEGVTLDLQGSQEPSFSAEALKNMQGLRLLKLKGVKFTGDCKHLSKRLRWLCWPGFPPEAIPEDFNQPNIVDIDLSHSCIQVWKDSDMPLEKLKFLNLGYCDRLKQSPDFSKLPNLEKLILQGCNSLSEIHHSILQLKTLKYLCLADCNLTDEAIPEDLGDLTSLEELDLRGNVFNGLPTLSRLSRLQSLQLTNCANLRAIPDLPTNLEILQADECIALEEMPNFSRMLCMRELHLNRSPKLTEIPGLDKSLNSMTRVHMEWCINLTADFKDAIIQGWSACRNGCLFLPTNDFPSWLRSVDTKGEILGCAPKFSVLNEKL, from the exons ATGGATGTCGCCAGTACAGCCCTTGAAGCCTCCTCTTCATCCCCACCCTTCTCTTCCACAGAACATTGGAAATACGACGTGTTCTTGAGCTTTAGAGGCAAAGACACACGCCAGACCTTCACAGACCACCTCTACTGGACACTAAAAGACAACGAGGTCAATGCTTACATTGACGAGAACGAGCTAAGAAGAGGGGAAAATATTCCAGACGAACTGAAGCATGCAATCGAACGGTCTAGGATCTCTGTCATCGTCTTCTCGAAGAGGTATGCGGATTCCACATGGTGTCTTGAGGAGCTGGAGAAGATCATGGAGTGTAGAAGAGCAAGATTAGGGCAAATGGTTTTGCCAGTTTTCTACAATGTTGATCCTACTCATGTCAGGAAACAAACTGGTAGCTTTGCACAAGCATTTCGGAGACATGAAGAGCGTTTCCGTGAGGATAAAGATAAAGTACAGAGGTGGAGATATGCATTTACTGAAGCTGCAAATTTGGCTGGTGCAAATCTTAGAAACACTGATGG GTATGAAGGAAAATTTATAAGGAAAATTGTCGACCACATCACTAGAAAACTGAACAACACATGCTTAGACGTAGCCACCAACCAAATTGGAATAGAATCTCGTGTGCGAGAAGTCAGTAACTATTTAAATGTTGGACGATCAGATGATGTTCGCATTATTGGCATTTGGGGTATGGTCGGACTGGGTAAGACAGTAGTTGCAAAAGCCATTTTCAACAAATTTCATCAAAGGTTTGAAGGCAAAAGTTTCCTTTCAAAAGTGAGGGAAGGGGATATGGTTAAATTGCAAAATCAACTTCTTTGTGATATCTTGAAACCGGCCAAGAAAAAGGTACGTAGTATCGCTGAAGGGACGAAGgagataaaaaaaagacttagCAGTATAAGGGCACTTGTCATAATAGATGATGTTGATTGTCATAAAAAATTAGATGAGTTAGCTATAAAACGTGACTCATTTGGTCCAGGGAGTAGAATTGttataacaacaacaaacgCGCATTTTCTAAGGATACTTGAGGTAGATGATACATATTTTCCACCAGCAATGAGTAATGAAGAAGCTCTTCAACTCCTTTGTTGTCGTGCCTTTACTGAGCGTCATCCTAGCGATGAAGAATATCTTGAACTTTCAAGAAAAGTTGTTGAATACTGTGGAGGTTTGCCACTGGCACTTGAAGTTTTAGGTTCTTATTTATGTAAAAGAACCAAAAGAGAATGGAGAAGTGCATTGCgtaaattgaaaagaaagcCTCATGGGGAAATTCATGAAAAGCTTAAAATAAGCTATGATGGGCTAATTGATGATGAAGTGCAGGCTATCTTCCTTGatatatgttgtttttttattggaaTGAACAAGGACCATGTCACGGCAATATTGGATGGTTGTGATTTTGATCCATTATTAGGAATTGGAGAACTCCATGATCGATGCCTTGTAAGTGTTGATGAAGGAAACAATCTGATGATGCATGATTTGCTTCGAGATATGGGCAGAGAAATCGTACGTGAAAAATCTCCTGGCATCAGAGGAAAACGTAGCAGATTGTGGGATCCTGAAGATGTAACAGACGTATTGATAACCAATTCT GGGACAGAGAGAATTGAAGGGGTCACATTAGATTTGCAAGGATCTCAGGAGCCTAGCTTCAGTGCAGAAGCATTGAAAAATATGCAGGGACTCAGATTGCTCAAACTCAAAGGTGTAAAGTTCACGGGGGACTGCAAACATCTTTCCAAAAGGTTAAGATGGTTGTGTTGGCCTGGGTTTCCTCCAGAAGCCATACCAGAAGATTTCAATCAACCAAACATAGTTGATATCGACCTGAGTCATAGCTGCATACAAGTTTGGAAGGATTCTGACATG CCACTTGAGAAGTTGAAGTTTCTTAATCTTGGTTATTGCGATCGCCTGAAACAATCACCGGACTTTTCAAAACTCCCAAATCTCGAGAAATTGATACTCCAAGGCTGCAACAGTTTATCTGAGATTCACCATTCGATACTACAACTGAAAACCCTTAAATATTTGTGCCTTGCAGACTGCAACTTAACTGATGAAGCAATTCCTGAAGATCTTGGGGATCTAACTTCTTTAGAAGAGTTAGATCTAAGAGGCAATGTATTTAATGGGTTACCAACCCTTAGTAGGCTTTCCAGGCTTCAAAGTTTACAATTGACTAATTGCGCGAACCTTCGGGCGATCCCAGATTTACCAACTAATCTGGAAATCCTTCAAGCGGATGAGTGCATTGCATTGGAAGAAATGCCAAATTTTTCAAGAATGTTGTGCATGAGAGAATTGCACCTTAATCGCTCCCCAAAACTTACTGAGATTCCAGGCTTGGATAAGTCGTTGAACTCCATGACAAGAGTTCATATGGAATGGTGCATCAATCTCACTGCTGATTTTAAAGATGCAATCATacag GGATGGAGTGCGTGCCGAAATGGTTGCCTTTTTCTTCCTACAAATGATTTTCCTTCATGGTTGAGGAGTGTCGACACCAAGGGTGAAATACTCGGTTGTGCCCCAAAGTTTTCGGTTTTGAATGAAAAGCTTTGA
- the LOC117616642 gene encoding uncharacterized protein LOC117616642, producing MSLHFTFCYFDPKKNKIKSLFLLRSLPSRPVGESGLVQNQRAISRHRFPYVKFLFIIREAGSLQGKEQPAYKSAVTILMDTSIVDEASSPSSSSCSTNDEMYDVFLSFIGVDSRKTFTDHLYWTLKDARVDVFIAENKLRGPKLMQAIEQSRIAVIIFSSGYAFSIGCLQELEKIMECRRTLGQMVLPIFYHVDPKNVGKQIDSFPVNHHGVKDWEEMMRSWRKSLIEATNLSGLVYMKSEGYEGMLIRKIVDEITRKLKSTCVDVVTEQVELDSSIQEISNDLKVHVGKDSRLQEISTRLDIGGPKDAHIQPQGPRPTAFKVNKASVKIKKRPPHAVVKRCRTVVIQANPSEFRSLVQRFTSTSSSPSSGDGGLSPAARLASINKTSLHSSSTSDHKKPLIPTISSHDEDFMGSICNNLEDLGRGEGGGGFLQIDETRHFPGLLSPAPASLPPIPNGFFSHEHDGALVPSPTGAGQIQKLSSSPDCLPARPKFPPSPR from the exons ATGTCTCTACACTTTACCTTCTGCTattttgaccccaaaaaaaataaaataaaatcccttttcCTTCTGCGGTCTCTACCCTCGCGACCAG TTGGGGAATCAGGTTTGGTCCAGAATCAGAGGGCTATTTCTCGTCATCGGTTTCCTTATGTAAAATTCTTATTCATCATCAGAGAGGCTGGGTCGTTGCAAGGAAAGGAGCAACCAG CATACAAGTCTGCAGTAACAATATTAATGGATACCAGTATAGTGGATGAAGCCTCCTCTCCATCCTCTTCATCCTGCTCCACAAATGATGAGATGTATGATGTGTTCTTGAGCTTTATCGGCGTAGACTCACGCAAGACCTTCACGGACCACCTCTACTGGACATTGAAAGACGCCAGAGTCGATGTCTTTATTGCTGAGAATAAACTAAGAGGACCAAAACTGATGCAAGCAATTGAACAATCCAGAATCGCTGTCATCATCTTCTCAAGTGGGTATGCATTTTCCATAGGGTGTCTTCAGGAGCTGGAGAAGATCATGGAGTGTAGAAGAACACTAGGGCAAATGGTTTTGCCAATTTTCTATCATGTTGATCCTAAAAATGTTGGGAAACAAATCGATAGTTTTCCAGTGAACCACCATGGAGTTAAAGATTGGGAAGAAATGATGCGGTCATGGAGAAAATCTCTAATTGAGGCCACAAATTTGTCCGGCCTTGTTTATATGAAGAGTGAAGG GTATGAAGGAATGTTAATCAGAAAAATTGTTGACGAGATCACCAGAAAACTGAAGAGCACATGCGTAGACGTAGTCACCGAACAAGTAGAATTAGATTCAAGCATTCAAGAAATCAGTAATGATTTAAAGGTTCATGTTGGAAAAGATTCTCGATTGCAAGAAATTAGTACTCGTTTAGATATTGGAGGCCCAAAAGATGCTCACATTCAACCCCAAGGCCCACGGCCCACTGCTTTCAAAGTCAACAAAGCGTCGGTCAAGATAAAGAAGCGACCACCTCATGCAGTTGTGAAACGCTGCCGGACTGTGGTCATCCAAGCCAATCCTAGTGAGTTCAGGTCCTTAGTCCAACGCTTTACCAGCACTTCCTCTTCACCGTCCTCCGGTGATGGCGGCCTCTCACCAGCCGCAAGACTCGCCTCCATCAACAAAACAAGCCTTCATTCTTCTTCCACTTCAGATCACAAGAAGCCTTTGATTCCCACCATTTCTTCTCATGACGAAGACTTCATGGGAAGTATTTGTAATAATCTTGAAGATCTAGGAagaggagaaggaggaggaggattcCTGCAAATTGATGAAACGCGTCACTTTCCAGGCTTATTGTCTCCTGCCCCAGCCAGTTTGCCGCCTATCCCAAATGGGTTTTTCTCTCATGAGCATGACGGCGCCCTTGTGCCATCTCCAACTGGAGCAGGCCAAATCCAAAAATTGAGTTCTAGCCCAGATTGTTTACCGGCCAGGCCAAAATTTCCCCCAAGCCCAAGATAA